From Clostridiales bacterium, one genomic window encodes:
- the mobC gene encoding plasmid mobilization relaxosome protein MobC, producing MKKDKMFAMRMSTADYDRIQNKAQLSGMTMTDFLTLSALGKEIIVVNGLDAVTVQLKAIGKNLNQLTVLCNMGRITCPDLTDTKQSFGAVFDSICGLMDKGA from the coding sequence TTGAAAAAAGATAAAATGTTCGCCATGCGAATGAGCACAGCGGACTATGACCGCATTCAGAATAAAGCACAGCTGTCGGGAATGACCATGACGGATTTCCTCACCCTGTCCGCACTGGGTAAGGAAATCATTGTGGTGAATGGTTTGGACGCTGTCACCGTTCAGCTGAAAGCCATCGGGAAGAATCTGAACCAGCTGACAGTGCTTTGCAATATGGGTAGAATCACCTGCCCCGACCTCACCGACACAAAACAGAGCTTCGGAGCGGTGTTCGATTCCATCTGCGGCCTGATGGATAAAGGGGCGTGA